The stretch of DNA CTTTTTGCTCGTTCACATGCAAATAGCAAGCTAGCCTGCCACCATGCCCAATATCCGCGACCTCCAGCGCTCCGAGCTTGTCCTGTCGATTTTTGCCATCGTCACTTTTGCTGTGTTCTTCTGGCTCGCGCGGACGAACCATCAGCAAATCCTCGGGCCCGAGGGCAAATACCAACTCTGGCTTGATATCGAGCAGGCGGCCAACGAAGGCGGACTCAAACCGGAGTTTGTTTACGCGATCTGCGTCGCCGAAAGCACGCTCAACCCACGCGCCGACAGCGGCTATGCGAAGGGGGTAATGCAGCTCAGTCAGGTCGCATGGAAAGAGGTCAGCGACCGCCCCTACTCGCAGGCCTACAACCCGAAGGTCAACGTCGAAGTCGGCGTCGCTTACCTGAACCACCTCAAGGAATTCCTGGAGCAAAACGACAGCTTCAGCTACCCAAAGCTCGCGGCCAGCTACCGCTACGGACCGTATGCCTTAAAGGGAAAAGACTTCCGCGTCAGCCGCATGCAGAAGCCGCATAATAAAATTTACCAGCAGCTTTTTGCCGGCAACGAGTCCCCCGTAACACCGCCGCCAGAGCCCACGAGCGAAGGCTAATCCGCCGCCTTCCCCTCAGGTTGGAAAGGGGAAATTGCGGCCTACATTACTAGTCATGCATCTTCGCCATTTACGCAATGCATCGGGCGGCGGATGATTGCCGTTTACTTGAGCAATGGCAGACGCGTTAACACTCCTCCACCACTGGGCCAAGGCCGCCGAGGCCGACTGGTCCACGATTCCAAACCACCCCAACTACGGCGTATACGGCACGGGCTACAACGGCTGGGGCGTGCAAACCCAGCAGAAATACCTCGCCGCGCTCGCCGTGCTGGCGACGACCCAAGCTGTCCTACCCGGCCTTGACCGCGAGTGGGCACTGGCCCGCGCGTTG from Cerasicoccus sp. TK19100 encodes:
- a CDS encoding transglycosylase SLT domain-containing protein, encoding MPNIRDLQRSELVLSIFAIVTFAVFFWLARTNHQQILGPEGKYQLWLDIEQAANEGGLKPEFVYAICVAESTLNPRADSGYAKGVMQLSQVAWKEVSDRPYSQAYNPKVNVEVGVAYLNHLKEFLEQNDSFSYPKLAASYRYGPYALKGKDFRVSRMQKPHNKIYQQLFAGNESPVTPPPEPTSEG